The DNA window ACACTTCCTATGTTCTGCCCATCAAAGCGAACTCACGAACGAACTCTCAACCGGATCCCAACGACTTCCGGCCGCCGGAACATTCCGACATACTTATAGCCAGCGCGTCGTTCAAGGAGCCatgccctttgtctccatgggaagggAAGCTGACCACAGACTTCCTCAGCACAGACTCGCAAACACGTAGGCACTGGTTCACGTTTTCACTCCCCCAAAATATCTCGGGCTAACCAGAAATGgttacctaacaaaaaaaaaaaaaaaaaaaaaaaaaaaaaaatatatatatatatatatatatatatatatataattcattattattaatgtttttcatacacacacacacacacacatataacacattattcttaatgtttttcatatatatatatatatatatatatatatatatatatatatatatatatatatatatatatatatatatatatatatatatatatatatatataatggaaaaacagCCATATTTCGACCAATAAACATCGGTCTTCGTCTCCATGAGGAATCAGTGTTGATACAGAGGTAATATTTGTTACGTATTAAACGAAGAAGCAGTTTGGATTTAACTAGCCTTGATTTATGGACTGTAATGCACAAGCtaagtttatatttatgaaagcAGTCCATCTAGAATTGCCTTGTCCTACACGAGGGtttgttcttccttttctcttgatGGAAGACTGAAGAGAGGGTGAAGTCCTGATCTAGGATTTGTTAAGCACTGGCTATTTGTCGGCTGTTCTCGCTATATTATCTTTTTAATGAGCGGATCCAGTCGAGTTTTGTTCAAGATTTTTGTCTTCCAGTAACCTTTAATAAATTTATGTCACTTGTTTAGTTTGTGAAGGCTGATTCCAGAATCTTCTCCTGTATGGACAACCACTTTTAGATAGTAAACACGACTTACCTCAACTGATCCAATGCCCAAAATCTTGCAGGTGAATGAAAATCCCAAAGCTCTCTGTGCTATAACTTTTGTATTCTGCAGCCTTGTGCTATAATGAATGTCCAATTTTTCCCACGTAAACTTGATCATTCTGTCCGTATGGTATACACTTTCTAAACTCCGAATTCAGCTTCCAACTTCTTTTCATTAACATAATGAGAGCTCTGCCTTCGGGTCTTaggtatggtaaaaaaaaattgttttagagATGTTCTTCGTGACAGCCTTGATGCCCTTAATGTGCAGCAGTTTTAGTTTGTAGGTGAAAGACCTTTAGGTGTTCTCCACATGCTCCcgataatatatttttctggcTTCCTTAATAGTTTTTTCGATAGCACATATAGGGGAGAATAGCTGTGTAAAGCATTTGCAGATTAGATCCAATTCTTCCTTTAAGTAATATTGAGAACAGAATCTTAGCATTCTACGAAAAGTATTATAAACTCCCGGGGTCTCTACAGAAAGGTCGTAtgtgaatgaatatgaaaaatggaaaacgttGGTTCGCTTTACACGGTGAAATTTTACTTTGATGAGTCCCTTGTTGTCATCACAATATCTAAAACGAcgctttctcctttttttttatttgggggtgGGTGGTTAAAATTTATACCAGGTACTAGGGAACTAAGGTTAGTATAAAAAAACCGTTAAAATCTGCTCAGCTGCCATCCCAAAACGTGAAATTATTGTCGATGTATTTCAACCACATGATGTTTTtgggactgaatgaaaagcaactaagagctgatgcaatgtatAGAAAATTAGGATCTTCGATTTACCCCCGTCTTTGGAAAGatattcaatccctaaatcccaaagttaagtatatcttagtttgaccagaccactgagctgattaacagctctcctaaactAAAAAAACTATCACAGAGGTCATCgcagaatgtggggcgatcacttcagaaCTATcttgaattgcataaacgatcaagactcccgaagggatataaataacctccttactgataatgttcagtttcatttcgccgatcgtattacacCAGATAACATCAgcaatgccataaacaacctacctaataataaatcgcccggcagCGATGGTCTACCTGCTGAGGCTTTAAAATTCTGCCAttcgataatttacattttgctagctgctctattcaatgcgtgcataattcacttaataccattgataaaaaaaaagaaaaactaaaggatgcagctgaccctggcaattatcgcccgattgcaattaatACAATTgagtcgaagatacttgagtccgttcttctagtgagatttctcccctttctacacactactgacaaccattTCAGCTTTGAACCAAACcgctcaaccgacacctgcatctacatcctgaaagaattgctgaactattacctatcatcagcctctcctgttttcctgtgttttgtagatgtgagaaaagcatttgacagagtaaactacctgaagctcttccagaagctgcacaaacgaggcacacttCTATATCTAACTGACAtattatgttgttggttctccacaccgcaattctgtgtcaaatggggtaacgtattgtcgtacaccttcggctctctaaacgggctccggcaaggggacattctctctccatacctgtttaacacgtacacagacgCCCTGAATGCCAAACTGAAGTCACTCCCagtcggatgcactatcaacgaaacaacaaacaacctctgttacgccgactgatttccccatcagtgcaaggtctccagcgactcgtCGACACCTGCcgcctatacaacgaaaccaagacccagtgtaggtcgctgctcccgagatcgctgaAGCACATTCcaaaaccacaaattttcctcagaaatcatcgtctggaattcgtgcatgtatttccgtatttgggccacattatcacggacgccCTAGAAGATACGGCAGActtagaacagaggcgtcgtaaactatgtgcaactggcaacatgattgcaaggagatttgccttctgtcaccgagacatgaaactgctgctcttccgctcgtactgctacagtatatatgggtgttcctcTTGGAAGTattatacccgagagaccatgagacgtatcactgttgttcacaacgACATTCacaaacactccttgctatcgccctgccacgcagatgttcatagataacagcctggataatttgaaaatcattgtgaggcgaacaatgtctagtctgatcacccgactgagaaacagcagcatttCGCTCATACAAaacatcctaagcagtgaggcaagaagatctaaattttgggaaagatgggataatgaggcgtctgttccttaaatgacttattctctattttcgcatttatgaagtgtcatctccagaatctgttattattattattattattattattattattattattattattattattattattattattattattattatatttccacgtttcttgttattattggtatttttactttttttattattactgtgattaatatcattgtacagttttgcaattttcagttttcttatttagccttctggtccccagctggaaattaatcgtctgcaatctgtattttttattgttataattttttatatatattttttcaatattattctatatgtaattactgtcattaccattaataagatttctattttcttctacttcttcagcaactgtgttgatactgccgattattatttttatatatcatgttatcttatgtatccagattgtgtgtattgtatttgtatattccatatatatggccctgagctgcaagtGGGCTGCCCATGATACAACCAAATATTTGATGTCTTTTGAAAGTTACACAAAACTCTGttattcaatctttttttaatgCCCAATAGAAAAGGCTATTAGTACAAGGTTCATTTTACTGAAGAAATTCATGTGAATAATGATTCCACGACCAGGCTGGagagctatatatttttttacttgaatagtTATCAATAGAATTTCTGGATAAATCTCTGAGTGTGTTTAACGTGTGTCGGAAAagaatatatctatgtatgtatgtatatacagtatatatacatatatatatatatatatatatatatatatatatatatatatatatatatatatatatatatatatatatatatatatatatatatatttatatatcgtgtgtgtgtgtgtatatacatcatacatacatacatacatatataggtatattctTTTAGACATGCGTTAAAAACGCTCAGAGAtttattctgaaattttattgataactattcaagtaaaaaatataaaactctccAGCCTGGTCGTGGAATCATTGTTCGCATGAATTTCTTCAGTAAAATAATGAACCTTGTGCTAAGAACCTTTTCTTTTGggcattaaaaaaatactgaataacacacacacacacacacacacacacatacatatatatatatatatatatatatatatatatatatatatatatatatatatatatatatatatatatatatatatatatacgagggtaagtcaaaaagttccaggaaaaattcaagatactctttatttaaggaaattcaaacatcatttttctacatatctaccatctaactctatacacttttcaaggcgctgtttccacctctgcaacccttctttgtagaaatttggggcctttctattaaaccatgttgaaactgcatgtttagcagcatccaaagattcaaaccggactcctcttaagtgttccttgagttttgggaacaggaaaaaatctgaaggagcaagatcaggactataaggaggatgtggaagagtttcccacctaaatttccgtaggacttctcttgcaacccttgatgaatgtgctggagcgttatcatgatggaacaaaattctgcggtgcaactttcctcgacgtttttagccaatgcagtcttcagtttttgcaaaacacctttgtagtagttcccggtgattgtttttttgtccttcaaggaaatcaatcaaaatcactcctttggagtcccaaaacactgttgccataaccttctgggcagatctcgccactttgaacttcactggtgcagctgaacctcttcgtaaccattgctttgattgaattttactttctgggtcatattgatggatccaagtttcatctccagtaacaatccggtaaaaactctgattcatttgattcaatcttcgttaaaactgcaagagaaagttcagctctttgatgcagttggtcttcgcgcaacgcttttgggacccaacgtgctgaaagtttactcaaaccaagattttcatttaaaattgaaaatgcggaaccatggagatcccagtttcattagctatcatatcgatagtaatccgacgatcttcatccactagattctgcaccaaagccacaattctttcattttttgcagtcgatggtcttccctctcttgggttgtctttgaggtcctcccgaccatccttaaatcgctttatccaatcataaataactgatttagatggagaagaatctccataaacttgttgcaaagcttcaataatttttcctggtttccaatcaagcttggtcaggaacttcatgttagctctcatctcaaaatttttattttccatgggttcaagaagttacttttctgaagcagatgttaacaccacggtagcaagaggatgactgaggtaacaagtctatatggatcactacatcacagataattgtttaccaagtatttggttgtttcattcctgtgtaaatacatcattcaacaatttttgctggaactttttgacttacctcgtatatatatatatatatatatatatatatatatatatatatatatatatatatatatatatatatacatatatatatatatatatatatatatatatatatatatatatatatatatatatatatatatatatatatatatatatatatatatatatatatatatatatatatatatatatgtgtgtgtgtgtgtgtgtgtgtgtgtgtgtgtgtgagagagagagagagagaatttatcggttgtcattcaaagATCTCTGGACAGTACCAGGTtgatcagctaatatatatatatatatatatatatatatatatatatatatatatatatatatatatatatatatatatatatatatatatatatatataaactatatatatatatatatatatatttcattatatatatatacattttggacattttatatttcaccacattttatatttctcccccattcctatcggggctgaacttggacttgaaggcatcgggagtgtctccaTTGATCccagcaatctcgaaaactatggattagacactaatatctgtcatttttgacaagttatttttcaccccttctcacccgccccccctcttcctattggggctgaacttggacttaaagggcattaggagtttcactattcatctcagcgacctcgaaaactatggattagacagtaatatctgtcgtttctggttatttttacacgtcaccaccttcccacaacttcccaccctccttcctatcaggattgaatttggacttgaagggcatcgggagtgtcactattcatctcagcaaccttgaaaactatggacaagacactaatatctgttggtttttattatttttatacatgtcaccccttcctaACCCCCCTCCCTATCaggcctgaacttggacttaaagggtatcgggagtgtcattatgaatctcagtgaccttgaaaactatctattagatactaatatctatcgttttctgcaatttttacatttcaccccttcccatataatatatatatatatatatatgagtatatatatatatatatatatatatatatactgtatatatatatatatatatatatatatatatatatatatatatatatatatatatatatatatatatatatatatatatatatatatatgtgtgtgtgtgtgtgtgtgtgtgtgtgtgtgtgtgtgtatatatatatatatatatatatatatatatatatatatatatatatatatatatatatatatatatatatatatcatatatatatatatatatatatatatatatatatatatatatgtatatatatatatatgtatgtatatatatatgtatgtatatatatatatatgtatgtatatatatatgtatgtatatatatatatgtatatatatatatgtatgtatatatatatatatatgtatatatatatatatatatatatatatatatatatatatatatatatatatatgtatatatatgtatatatatatatatttatatatatatatatttatatatatatatatatatatatatatatatatatatatatatatatatatatatatatatatatatatatatatatatatatttatatatatttatatatatatatttatatatttatatatatatttatatattatatatatatatatatatatatatatatatatatatatatatatatatatatatatatatatatatatatatatatatatatatatatattgtaaggaacCACAGATCTCATAGGTTCTCGGTATGGTCAGGTTCTTTTTTTCCTGATTGTTAGCTCGTACCAGTATGATATTCGGTAGGCCACTGTCAGATAATAAACAATTCAAggcaaaaatctcaaaaaggagGAGGTCAAGAACACACTAGACGAATTAACAAATACGTTTATTACAATAAACCAACTTAAACTACAAAGAACTCCCCCTTGACAACTGGAACGAGGGAGGAAAAGACACTcgcaaaacatttcacaaacaacCACCATTCGCCTAGCTAACTTTCGCTCAAGATAAAGGGACAGGAATAAGTAGAAGGTAGAAAAAACAACAATTGCACCTGGGTGTAAATTACGCTAACACACGATAGAAGgagaaacagaatagaaaatatccttaagcctaattaaactaataacaaaaatacatttacaaaacatacttTAAACTTATTCTAATCCAAACtggagagatatacatatatacgaatacATTGTCGATCAAGAAAATCGTCCATTCACAAATATAAGCAGCTGAGTGCTACAGTGGAGCGTCGTCCTTGAATCTAGTCCACACTTAAGGCGTACACAGAGCgtccgaaaaaaaataaaaaggtaagaaGAGTTTCTTAAACACATTTAAGTGGATCTTACGGTTTTCTTCGGCGCTGGGAGGCCCCGTAACGATCCCAGGATGTTAGCAGGCTGAAGGCGAGGGCAGACGTAAGGTGCAGCAGCACCACACAGGACACAAGAGTAATGCTAGGCATAAGGGTGGGGGTGCCACCTACGACcagagtcaataaataaatatgccaaCACAGCACACGGCTCATAAGGTGGCAAAGTAGTTTGCACCACCAATAGTCGTCTCCAAACAAGCAGTAGGGGGTGCCAAGGAAGTGTCATAGacgtaaaataaatatctgcCTTCAGAAGAAAAAGGTGCTAAACATCCTCTAAAGCGGGACCGATGTACACTGACTGGAGGCAACATCCAAAGACTCCACGTCAATTTCGGGTGGAGTCGGCAGCGGGCGACAAACGGCCAGACCATCTCCaacaagcatgaaaataaaaacattcttacaTGGGTGATGTATCTATAAACGCAAAACAACCGCTGAGGGGAGGTGAAAATACCCAAGTCCAGCCTTCAAGAGTCaaataataaacgaaaacaaaatttttaaaactggacaaaacaaataataaatgtgcttaaatttaaataaatgggtaTGCAAGAAGTGAATTTACGTTACTTCATTATACCTCCccaccaacaagaaaaaaaaaatatatttttttaaagttaacatttcagatgaaaaaaaaaatagttactctacagaattatatcaataaaggaaaatccaaaaaaaaaaaactccataacaaaaagccaaagaaataaaataaaatgacatgaaaTTAGTGTTTAAACCTTCTCGAATGAACGAGACAAGACATCTGGAATTATATTATCCCTCCCTGGTACATGCTCTATTTGTAAATCAAATTCCTGTAATGAAAGACTCCACCTTAAAATCctcatatttttgtctttaaaccGCTGGATAAACACCAATGGATTATGATCTGTATAAGCTATGATAGGATAAGGAGCAGAACTCAAATAAATAGCAAAGTGATTAATAGCCTTTACTAGACACAGAGCTTCTTTCTCAATCGTAGAGTATTTCTTCTCTGCCGGTGTCAATTTCCTCGAGAAGTAAGCTACAGGGAGAAGGTTGGCGTCGTGATCTTCTTGCAGGAGTACAGCGCCGAGTCCAGTATCACTTGCGTCTGTACCTAACCTGAAAGGAATGTCAAAGTTTGGAGAACGTAATAGGGGATAACTAATTAAGGTGGCTTTCAGCTTTTCGAAAGCCGCCTGACACTCGTCAGACCAAATAAATTTCACGTCTTTCTTCAGTAAATTAGTCAGGGGAATGGCAACGTCCGAAAAATTCCGAATAAATCGACGATAGTAGCCGGCCATTCCAATAAACCGTCTTATTTCTCTCCTATTACGAGGGGCCGGGAGGTTAGACACAGCCTCTAGGTTTGCTTTTTTGGGAGCGATATTGCCCAGGCCCACTTCGTGCCCGAGGTAAAACAATTTTTGCCTGAGCAAAATCGCTCTTTCTTAAATTTACTACCAGACCAGCCTCTCGTAATACTTTAAATAGTGCCTCTAATCTTTGAAGGTGtgtttcccagtcatcactaAATATCACCAAGACGTCTATGTAGACGACACATCCTTCTAAGTCTCGGGTTATGAAATTCATCAGCCTTTGGAAGGTGGCGGCCACATTCTTCATGCCAAAGGGCATAACCTTACACTCATAAAGGCCGTCCCCTGTCGCAAAGGCTGAAATCTGTCTGGCCCGAGGTGAAAGACCGACCTGACAATACCCTTTCAGTAAATCTAATTTCGGAATAAATTTGGCAGACCCTACACGGTCAATACAGTCTTCTACCCTGGGCAACGGAAAGGAGTCAGTTTTAGTAACAGCATTTACCTTCCTGTAGTCAAAGCAAAGGCGATGTTGACCGCCCTCTTTTTTGACCAACACAACAGGAGAACTCCATGGACTACAGCTGGGCACAATTAAGTCATTTTCCAACATGTACTTTACCTCTTCTTTCACAATGTCCCTCTTTGTGGGATTGGGTCTGTAAGGACATTGCTTAATCGGTTTAGCCTCTCCGATATCGACGTCGTGTTCAAGGATCGTAGTCCTACCTGGTGTGTCCTTGAACAaatccttatatttattaatcaaCTTAATTAGTGAGGAGGATTTTTCCTCGTTAAGGTGCtgaaatttaaaaggtaaattatttaaaatttctgaattaCTAGACAAAGTATCATGATTAACAGACAACTTATCACTAACTACAGTATCTACCTCTACATTAATTAAAGAAACAGGATCCGTATCTACAACTTCTACATCATCTAAATTTCTACTTATAAAAGGTTTTAACATGTTAATATGACATATTCTTGTTTTCCGTCTTTTACCAGGAgtttcaatattataattaacATCATTACACTTTTTAAGTATTTTCCAAGGTCCCGAAAACTGTGCCCTAAGCGGATTCCCGGGAATGGGCAACAACACCAAAACTCGATCCCCAGGATTGAAGGACCGTTTTTGAGCACCAATGTCATAATTGGTTTTCATAACTACctgatttttacataaattctcCTTTGCAAAATCCCAAGCTTTTTGCAATTTCTCCTGGAGACCAGACAAATAATCCAAAATGTTGACT is part of the Macrobrachium rosenbergii isolate ZJJX-2024 chromosome 41, ASM4041242v1, whole genome shotgun sequence genome and encodes:
- the LOC136827111 gene encoding uncharacterized protein, which produces MVQCRLKGKAQRVYNTLSEDLSSDYDTVKAIILRAYDLVPEAYRQKFRNFKETNMTFVEFARHKEQFFEEWLKSKEIDNFDKLKEIILVEEFKRMVTRDLKIHLEELKLDSLQEIAIAADKYSLAHKQESIRSVVGEPFREVVIDVVGPLPRTRGRNEYLLTIIDRMTRFPEAVPLRSIRGEKVLEAVIGFFTKYGIPKKLQSDCGTNFTSRFFKKKMSELGICHVTSSPYHPQSQGQVERFHQTLKSVLKKFCFETGKEWDKEVPFALFAIRSVPNEALGFSPFELVFGHSVHGPLEVLKEHWEGETPEVNILDYLSGLQEKLQKAWDFAKENLCKNQVVMKTNYDIGAQKRSFNPGDRVLVLLPIPGNPLRAQFSGPWKILKKCNDVNYNIETPGKRRKTRICHINMLKPFISRNLDDVEVVDTDPVSLINVEVDTVVSDKLSVNHDTLSSNSEILNNLPFKFQHLNEEKSSSLIKLINKYKDLFKDTPGRTTILEHDVDIGEAKPIKQCPYRPNPTKRDIVKEEVKYMLENDLIVPSCSPWSSPVVLVKKEGGQHRLCFDYRKVNAVTKTDSFPLPRVEDCIDRVGSAKFIPKLDLLKGYCQVGLSPRARQISAFATGDGLYECKVMPFGMKNVAATFQRLMNFITRDLEGCVVYIDVLVIFSDDWETHLQRLEALFKVLREAGLVVNLRKSDFAQAKIVLPRARSGPGLGTDASDTGLGAVLLQEDHDANLLPVAYFSRKLTPAEKKYSTIEKEALCLHYSCVLCGAAAPYVCPRLQPANILGSLRGLPAPKKTGVRDNVAQIRKYMHEFQTMISEENLWFWNVLQRSREQRPTLGLGFVV